Proteins encoded in a region of the Vicia villosa cultivar HV-30 ecotype Madison, WI linkage group LG5, Vvil1.0, whole genome shotgun sequence genome:
- the LOC131605617 gene encoding uncharacterized protein LOC131605617: MSQNSVSHGSYKIRSLRDKCHCGLDAPLMTSWTDTNPGRRFYGCGMYKLQGFKKCSNFVWLDEEMNTGAKEVISSLIHNLEEEKQRAKNASMKEEEMRTKMKLMKKQLKFNWSITILVLVALVIAIIMK; this comes from the exons ATGTCTCAAAATTCGGTGTCTCATGGAAGCTACAAGATCCGATCTTTGAGGGATAAGTGCCATTGTGGGCTCGATGCGCCGTTGATGACGTCGTGGACTGATACCAACCCGGGTCGTCGTTTCTATGGTTGTGGTATGTACAAG CTTCAAGGATTCAAAAAGTGCAGCAATTTTGTCTGGTTGGATGAAGAAATGAACACAGGAGCAAAGGAAGTGATTTCGTCATTAATTCACAATTTGGAGGAAGAGAAGCAGAGGGCCAAAAATGCAAGCATGAAGGAAGAAGAAATGAGGACGAAGATGAAATTAATGAAGAAACAATTGAAGTTCAATTGGTCAATAACCATTTTAGTTTTAGTTGCTTTAGTAATTGCAATAATAATGAAGTGA
- the LOC131607576 gene encoding ras-related protein Rab7-like isoform X2: MDLSISHKKRTLLKVIVLGDSGVGKTSLMNQYVYKKFSQQYKATIGADFVTKELLVDDKLVTLQIWDTAGQERFHSLGAAFYRGADCCVLVYDVNIHKTFDTLSNWHADFLKQADTENPDAFPFVLLGNKIDVDGGNSRRVTEKKARDWCASRGNIPYFETSAKESYNVDDAFLCVAKVASENEHELDIYFRGISEAPSEAVEQGSRCAC, from the exons ATGGATCTTTCCATTTCACACAAAAAGAGAACTTTGCTTAAGGTCATCGTCCTTGGAGATAGCGG aGTTGGGAAGACATCTCTGATGAACCA ATATGTTTATAAAAAATTCAGCCAACAGTATAAAGCTACAATTGGAGCTGATTTTGTTACAAAGGAGCTACTGGTTGATGACAAACTAGTAACATTGCAG ATTTGGGATACTGCAGGACAAGAGAGGTTCCATAGTCTTGGAGCTGCATTTTATAGAGGTGCAGATTGTTGTGTTTTGGTATATGATGTAAATATACACAAAACATTTGATACATTAAGCAATTGGCATGCTGATTTTCTTAAACAG GCTGATACAGAAAATCCTGATGCATTTCCCTTTGTATTACTTGGGAACAAGATTGATGTAGATGGTGGAAACAGTAGAAGG GTTACTGAGAAAAAAGCTAGAGACTGGTGCGCTTCTAGGGGTAACATACCATATTTTGAGACCTCTGCGAAAGAGAGTTACAATGTTGATGATGCATTTTTATGTGTTGCTAAAGTTGCATCAGAAAATGAACATGAATTGGATAT TTATTTTCGAGGAATTTCTGAAGCTCCTTCAGAAGCAGTAGAACAAGGAAGTCGTTGTGCATGTTGA
- the LOC131607576 gene encoding ras-related protein Rab7-like isoform X1, whose protein sequence is MDLSISHKKRTLLKVIVLGDSGVGKTSLMNQYVYKKFSQQYKATIGADFVTKELLVDDKLVTLQIWDTAGQERFHSLGAAFYRGADCCVLVYDVNIHKTFDTLSNWHADFLKQADTENPDAFPFVLLGNKIDVDGGNSRRVTEKKARDWCASRGNIPYFETSAKESYNVDDAFLCVAKVASENEHELDISYFRGISEAPSEAVEQGSRCAC, encoded by the exons ATGGATCTTTCCATTTCACACAAAAAGAGAACTTTGCTTAAGGTCATCGTCCTTGGAGATAGCGG aGTTGGGAAGACATCTCTGATGAACCA ATATGTTTATAAAAAATTCAGCCAACAGTATAAAGCTACAATTGGAGCTGATTTTGTTACAAAGGAGCTACTGGTTGATGACAAACTAGTAACATTGCAG ATTTGGGATACTGCAGGACAAGAGAGGTTCCATAGTCTTGGAGCTGCATTTTATAGAGGTGCAGATTGTTGTGTTTTGGTATATGATGTAAATATACACAAAACATTTGATACATTAAGCAATTGGCATGCTGATTTTCTTAAACAG GCTGATACAGAAAATCCTGATGCATTTCCCTTTGTATTACTTGGGAACAAGATTGATGTAGATGGTGGAAACAGTAGAAGG GTTACTGAGAAAAAAGCTAGAGACTGGTGCGCTTCTAGGGGTAACATACCATATTTTGAGACCTCTGCGAAAGAGAGTTACAATGTTGATGATGCATTTTTATGTGTTGCTAAAGTTGCATCAGAAAATGAACATGAATTGGATAT CAGTTATTTTCGAGGAATTTCTGAAGCTCCTTCAGAAGCAGTAGAACAAGGAAGTCGTTGTGCATGTTGA